AGTTGGGAAGGTGGGTTTAAAGCGGTGGTGTTGCAACATGTTAGGACCGGTAGAAAAAGAGGGTTTAGACTTTAGAGTTGATTCATGTTGcaacaacaatgatatatacacacacattattttcaaaacacttcattttcactcatttttatttttatatctctcttcttatcatttatcacatctcatattttctctctcttactttttttttcttcatatctctctcctgcttcacctctctccacctcatcTTAGATGGTGTGAACATAATATTATTCCGTGTTGCAACACTTAAATTGgtcaaaataatattttacttttaaaataatgtATTGCAATATATTTATGCTTTAAATCATTTTCATCTAGTTATTTATGATTGGGTTAATTATGTTTCATACGTAAACCACATTATAGTGTGGCGACATCGTTCGACACGATGAGTTTATAGCAATTAAATAAACTCTATAATTTACAGCAGTTAAAACTCCCACAGTCTGCAAGTGTAGATAGTTTCTGCCACAAAATTGTGTCAATGCATCATTTTTATGTATATTTAGTTTACGGCGAGTCACGGCCAACCAAACTAATTGGCACACACAAATTGTACAATCTGCAAAGTATATAAAAAACACTTTGCTTACAACTTGGGAGTAATTAGAACATCTACCCACTTATaatattggtttttttttctctctctttagtAGGagtttttctacattttatgTAGGTTTTTGCTTTCATTTTACCTTATTTTTTCCTCTGGCCATCACGGCCTATCCTTCCCTGTCTacatcttttctttctttcagctgagtttttttttctcccCATCTTCCTCTTAAACCCTCAATTGGATTTTGACCTCAATGTATCTACGTAAAACTTCAACCCAGTACGGTTGAGCTGCTTGTTCTATGATTGACTCCTCGCAACCTCTGACACAACCAACTAACCCAAAAATAATAAGGACAacgaagaaaaaacaaataatgtGATTCAAGAATTTTTTTAGTCAAGCCtagttttttttgtaaaatctaaggagttttttcttttatgatttatttgcgtgttttctttttctttttcattgggctagaaaaaacaaataatgcTATGCTAGTGTTTTATTTTGTAGCATTTTTGTATTGCTCTGTTATATGAGATTTGTCCTCTATTTATTTACTTGATGCAAGTTCTATGTGGCTGTCCCAAGTGGCTTTAATCTacgcatcattaaaaaaaaattcttcatctgGATATGAAATTTATTGCCTAAAAGTAATGGCTTTGAATTACAAGTTTAATGTGATTCAAGTTGGGCAAATTTCCCCATGACTCGTAGATCTATTTTAAGATACTTTTCGACTCTGAATGGTGGGTGCCTATATCTATCTCTTAGAAACTAAATACAGAGCTATAGATGATGCTGCTAGTGAGTTGATTTGGCTACATGAAGTCATGAACTCTTAAATTCCCCACAAGTATTCTACTCCAGCTCTTTTGTGGCAACTCCAGTAGGAGCATTAACATATTTCATTTACATTAGTATTATCGGACCTGATGTATATATCATAGGAGTACTAGATCATGGGACCTTTTTTTTCTGAAATCATCATGGGACCTCAATGCTACTAGATTTGATTTATGAAATTTGATTTACATTAGAGGCATATCTAATGTCATATTTACATAAATTTTGGGCCGTTTCTTCTTGTGCACCGAAATAAATATACTAGTATTAATTAAATCAAGCACTATATCTATCTTGAGCTGCATAATTAAGGCATGTGATTTTATGCTTTGGTGTAAAGCTACCTGAAAGAACATACTTAAAGACTACTCAGTAGAATACCAATCCCAACAAACTTAACTTGAAAGTAACATCCAAAACATAACCTATAAATACTACTCCCTCTCCCCATTCTTCCTCACCCCTTCTCACATTAATTCTTCTCTTCTATTCACAATCCAATAACAACAATTGCCATGGCTTTTTCACCCTCCTCCAAAACACTTCTCCTAGCATGCTCCTTATGCATGTTTGTGTGTCTAGCTTTTGGACGCGATTTTTCCATTGTGGGCTATTCATCAGAGGACTTAAAGTCCATGGATAAGCTGATTGAACTCTTTGAGTCATGGATGTCAAGACATGGCAAAATTTATGAGAGCATTGAGGAAAAGCTGCTCAGGTTTGAGATTTTCAAGGATAATTTGAAGCACATTGATGAGACAAACAAGGTGGTCAGCAACTACTGGCTTGGGTTGAATGAGTTTGCTGATTTGAGCCACCATGAGTTCAAGAAGCAGTACCTGGGGCTCAAGGTTGATTTCTCTACTAGGAGAGAATCATCAGAGGAATTCACTTACAGAGATGTTGATCTGCCAAAGTCAGTGGATTGGAGAAAGAAAGGTGCTGTAACAAATATCAAGAATCAAGGTTCATGTGGTAAGTATATAAATACCAATGTCTACTTATAGCATATCTAGATCAGCTTATTTTTCTGGATTGGCAGGGAACCTGAGAATCAATTCTAATTGAGTGAAATCAATTTGGATGACAATATAGATGTTTGAGAGTTATTTTGGATAATTTGATTTGATGCAATGCAACTCAACTGGTGAAAGATGAATCTGCTATAATATTGACCATGATTCCATGAACTTGCAGGTAGCTGCTGGGCATTTTCCACTGTTGCAGCGGTTGAGGGAATAAACCAAATTGTGACAGGAAACTTGACATCTTTGTCCGAGCAAGAGTTAATTGACTGTGACAGAACTTACAACAGTGGCTGCAATGGGGGTCTCATGGACTATGCATTCTCCTTCATTGTTGAAAATGGTGGACTCCATAAAGAGGACGATTATCCTTACATTATGGAGGAAGGAACTTGCGAGATGAGCAAGGTAATTAATTATCctgcaacaataaaaacaaaatcaattctgaaaaaaGCTGATTCAAACATGTTATAAGCTAATATAGTGTAATAAATAATTGAACTGATTCCTCAATATCATGTTTTACTTCTTGTTCTGCCACTGCCAGGAAGAGAGCCAAGTTGTCACCATTAGTGGGTATCATGATGTGCCACAAAACAATGAACAGAGCCTATTGAAGGCACTTGCAAACCAACCCCTCAGTGTGGCCATAGAAGCTTCAGGCAGAGATTTCCAGTTTTATAGTGGGGTATGTTGAATTAAATTATAAGCTATAGTAGTTCTATGTGacattcatgattttttttaattggagaAACTAATCTTAATAAGATTTGTTTGACAAAATTGATTACCATATTTGTAGGGTGTTTTTGATGGGCACTGTGGAACTCAACTAGATCATGGTGTAGCAGCTGTTGGATATGGGACATCAAAAGGCTTGGACTATATCACAGTGAAAAATTCATGGGGAACAAAGTGGGGAGAGAAAGGATACATAAGGTTTAGGAGAAACAATGGAAAGCCTGAAGGGATGTGTGGACTCTACAAGATGGCTTCTTATCCCACTAAGAAGAAATAAGACTCTATTGCTATATTGTGTGTgaatttctttcattttcccaTTTCTACCAATTCTCCATTGAATACCGTGATCATATTTTCCTTTCAAGCAATGTAATGTTGTTTTCCATGTAATAACATTCAGTAATTTGAATTTGATGTACCCAAACAAATATATACCTCTAGTCATTTGCAATTTTCAATCTTACCTTTTTTCTCTATAATGCATGGTTAAGTGATTGGTGTATTTAGTACGTATAAGATATGAACCAAAAtgtattttcaaaaacaaaaaattcagGTATGGCTCGGGTACTTTTTGAGTACTCATACTCCTTCAGCACTCTAATGTCAAAACTACGTCGCTTTATACtatttaaaatcacttcagcATACACACTTCACCCTCGGGTTTTAGAGAAACTTCACTCTTGTTTGCTTTCATTATTTAACTAAACTTTAAACATTTACCTATCTTAAATCTCTCTCTATTTATGCTTTGCTAACTGGGACTTGAATTTTTTTCTAACGTTGGATTGGGTTTCAACTAGTAAGATTTGTGGATATGCCTTCATATTATTCAACACctacatttatttttttcagttttcacaAGCAAGATTTAAATCTAATAATCCATGCCTAAAAGATTAAAAGAAATCTCGCTAAGACTATGTTTTATACATACCAATTCACAAACAAATTGGTTTTATGCCAATTTTGGGGTCATCAATTTCTATGTTCTTCGTGTTTAATCTCGGAGCATTTCCATTTCTCAAACCACAAAAAATGACCCCTCATTTCTGTTAAAGAACTCATGTTTTATTCCACAATTTGGATTGTGTGGTTTTCTATTACTTGATCCACAAACTTAGCCCATAACCCTGCACAAAACTTTATGGTAATGGCCTTGTGGATTTGGCTAGAAAAAATTGGCTACCCAAGTGCAATAGTTGTTGGTCTCTCCGACCCACTCATCAATGCAATGTTCAATGAAGCTGAGACACATGCTTGAAGTGGCTACAGCTCGAAACACATTCTCAATCCAAATGGTGGTGCTTTGCCTATTATCAGAATTGTGATGCAAATGGAAATCGTCAAACGTTGACAAGTGTTCTCAATAGAACTTTCACTAATATCTTACATTATTTTAATAGAACTAGCAATTAAAATAATGTAAGATATCATTGAAAATTTTACCACATGTTTGATTGAGAACATTAGCAAACATTTTTCTGAATAAAATGTTGAAGGGAGATTTCCCTGTACATCACAATTCTAGCAAGAGGCAAGCCGCCACCATTGAGGGTGGGAAATGTTTTCGAGCTGTGGCAACTTCAAGCATGTCCCAGCTTCATTGCCCAAAGCATTCATGAGTGGGACGGAGACCAACAACTATTTGAATGACACTCAGTACCCAACTTTTTTCTAGCCAAATCCACAATGCCATCACCATAAGGTTTTGTGCTCGGTTAGGAGCCAGTTTGTTGACCAAGCAATAAAAACCACACAAATCCAAATGGGGAATAAGAGGAGCTCTTTAACAGAAATGGGGGGTCATTGTTTGTGGGTTGATGACTGGGGGAAAAATGGAAATGCTCAGAGACTGTTTATGAAGAACATACCAATTGATGGCCCAAAATTGGCATAAAACCAATGTGTTTGTGGATTGGTATTGCATAAAACATAGTCTTGGTGGATTTGAAACTGCAAGATAAAAAGACTAATTAATAGCACACAATTGGGTAGCAAAAAAGATAGTTTCAGCATAAGGACTAGCAGCAAACAACAAGTTACACTTAAGGATGACAAAGTTACTGCCATATTATGATCCTACATGATCCGAGACCACAAACTAATCCAGCATGAACCTCTTGAATCACCACAGTGCAGAAAGATTAGACAAGTCGTTTGCAATCACCAATAATATTAAAGTAAGAATGTATAATGTATCCTCAAATGTTTTACTAATCTTACATAAAGATAATGTTACACAAAGAAGCAAAAAGAGTAGAGCTCTACTTCCAGGGCATGCCTGGAATGCTCTCTGGTGCGTTATTGTTATTGGAGGCTCCTGTTCTAGTTAAGGCTTCCAAGCCCACCTGACGAATCACTGCCTAGTGATGGTGAGCTACTTTGGCCACCTGTTGCAAACCTTGGTTGGGCAGTACCTGTCTGCTTCACAGACTTGTAACTCCCTAAGAATACCTACAAAATACACACCATGTTCAGAGAACAAGCAAACTAACAATAATGGATAGGTTATTTCCAAGACTTGCCATTAGGGTGCCAAATACAACTAAATGcttcaagaagaaaataagttggAATTTGGATGAAAATCTTATTGGGGATTCAACATGCACAAATAATGATTAAGTACAAACATGAGGAATTGTGGATACTTCTTTTAAATGACTGGATATAACAAACACAAATCAGAAAACAAAAATTGTACCTTAACAGAAGCAGCAGCTATTAATAGACCTGCAACAGCACCTCCCAAAACCTGGCCATCTGACCCTGAAAAGGATATACTTAATGCCCCAGCTCTACTGTCCTCCCTACCATCTTCAGCAACAGAAAAAGTGCCAGTAAGGGAAAGGATTTCAAATCGCCCCTGAAAAACCAAAATATCACAAAATGAGACCAAGATCTATTGACCATCACTAGCCACTAGGGCATGTATAACTTGTTTATAATGGTCAAGGCAACACCCACATTACTCTGTCTCAGTTGTTAATATACATTAATCAGTCTCAGTTGTTAATATAGAAAAATGGTAGCAAACCATACACATAAAACAACAATTTGATATTGAGCAAACTTCTGAAGTTGACTTTCTCATAAAAGTGTGGAATAACTATTGAGGTCAAAATGTACTTTCACCAGGGTAAAGAATGATATTTGCTTAAGATCGACAAAAGACGTATACACTAACAGTAATACAGCTAATGGATGGTACACATGATTTTGGCATGAAGGTAAGGTCAAAGGAAAGGATGATAAGAAAAATTGGAACGACTTTTACAAACCTCATATGTCACCCTTTCACCAGATGACGAAGATTGACAAATTGTAGCCTTGGATAAGGATCCAGTTGCTGATAAAATGAAAATGTCTCTTGGAGCACTCAGGGAAAAGTCCATGATTTTTGCCGCCAAGTCCTGAATGTCAAAACATATTAAGAAATAAGTTTAATATTTGGTCTGAAGagaaataaaacataaatgCTGGGAGATTATTAGAGTTTAAACCAACTTTTTCCCCAAATGGAAGACAAGAAAGATAAATAACTACACTATAATGAAAAATCAAGGCATGAAAGTAAAAGTGATAAATAAGTGAAAACACACAAGGCTATAAAATAAGCTTTGCATAGAACCATTCAGTAAATCTGACCATCATATTTGATACTAATATTCACTTCTTAAAGATTCAAAGTTTGTTCTAATAACCCTCACACCCAAACAGGCCAACCAGAAAGTGTTGTTGAAAATATTGTTTCATTATTTCAATAGTGTAAAATAAATATGACAGGGAAGTGACATGAAATAAATAAAGGAATCTAAGCAATGACAACATCaaacaaaactaaaaataatgaaattcTATAGCCaagtgaaaaggaaaaaaagaaaaaagtccAAATCTTTCCATTATTTCCCATTAACTCCAAGAAAAACTAGCTAGCAATCAAATCACATAAGTTGTCAAAGAGAAAAAAGTGGAGAAGCtgaacaataacaaaatcacttTCGGAACCAACAAGATTCATCAAAGTAAACTATAGCATAGATGTATCCATAAGGTGCATAAATCAAAAGTTATTGAACAAGGAatatttcaaaaagaaaacatGATTTTGTTGAAAATAGAAGACAATACAGCAGtcattttcaaagaaaataatTCCATCCATGCATTTCACATAATCTATCAGATTAAGCAGTTACCTCTCCTGGTTTCACAGTAATAACATCATGAGTGACGTTAattccttctgattctgcaGAAATAACAAATTTGCAATTAATATGACATGCAAATGAGAAAGTAAGGGAATACTAAATGGTAGCAAACATATAGGAAATTGCATTTTCAGGGCAGGCTATAAGAAAA
This is a stretch of genomic DNA from Lotus japonicus ecotype B-129 chromosome 1, LjGifu_v1.2. It encodes these proteins:
- the LOC130729175 gene encoding cysteine protease XCP2; translated protein: MAFSPSSKTLLLACSLCMFVCLAFGRDFSIVGYSSEDLKSMDKLIELFESWMSRHGKIYESIEEKLLRFEIFKDNLKHIDETNKVVSNYWLGLNEFADLSHHEFKKQYLGLKVDFSTRRESSEEFTYRDVDLPKSVDWRKKGAVTNIKNQGSCGSCWAFSTVAAVEGINQIVTGNLTSLSEQELIDCDRTYNSGCNGGLMDYAFSFIVENGGLHKEDDYPYIMEEGTCEMSKEESQVVTISGYHDVPQNNEQSLLKALANQPLSVAIEASGRDFQFYSGGVFDGHCGTQLDHGVAAVGYGTSKGLDYITVKNSWGTKWGEKGYIRFRRNNGKPEGMCGLYKMASYPTKKK
- the LOC130729176 gene encoding AT-hook motif nuclear-localized protein 10, which codes for MSESDMGSNRDHHSTLEFQLLQPQPQLQLGFPAPPSNFNGGDFAAAAAADDDVVIALPAPAPVGSSSVPPVKRKRGRPRKSAATNTNTNTITTLAIFQSGGPVTQPGEASAGGTSGKRPRGRPRGSRNKKRSESEGINVTHDVITVKPGEDLAAKIMDFSLSAPRDIFILSATGSLSKATICQSSSSGERVTYEGRFEILSLTGTFSVAEDGREDSRAGALSISFSGSDGQVLGGAVAGLLIAAASVKVFLGSYKSVKQTGTAQPRFATGGQSSSPSLGSDSSGGLGSLN